In Chaetodon trifascialis isolate fChaTrf1 chromosome 6, fChaTrf1.hap1, whole genome shotgun sequence, one DNA window encodes the following:
- the dnajb5 gene encoding dnaJ homolog subfamily B member 5 — MGKDYYKTLGIPKGSNEEEIKKAYRRMALRFHPDKNKDANAEEKFKEIAEAYEVLSDPKKRVVYDQLGEEGLKTGGSSSSGAPGSSTYHYTFHGDPHATFASFFGGSNPFDMFFGSNRSHNRANGFSFHNDHETEQDMDVDDDDPFAHFGRQFGFPGGMNNGFPAEGRRRRGVPSERLGTGRKHQDPPVVHELKVSLEEIFHGCTKRMKITRRRLNPDGRSMRTEDKILNIIIKKGWKEGTKITFPKEGDETPENIPADIAFVLKDKGHVHFKRDGSNIIFNCKISLKEALCGCTVSIPTLENRIISLPCHDIIKPGTVKRLRGEGLPFPKNPSQRGDLIVEFSVRFPDRIPPQSREIIRQHLPQS; from the exons ATGGGGAAGGACTACTACAAGACCCTGGGCATCCCCAAGGGCTCCAACGAGGAGGAGATCAAGAAGGCCTACCGGCGCATGGCGCTGCGCTTCCACCCCGACAAGAACAAGGACGCCAACGCTGAGGAGAAGTTCAAGGAGATCGCAGAGGCCTATGAGGTACTCAGCGACCCCAAGAAGAGGGTCGTGTATGATCAGCTAGGAGAGGAAG gTTTGAAGACAGGAGGCAGCAGCTCTTCGGGGGCTCCTGGCAGCTCAACATACCACTACACCTTCCACGGAGACCCCCATGCCACCTTTGCCTCCTTCTTTGGTGGCTCCAACCCCTTCGACATGTTTTTTGGCTCCAACCGCAGCCACAACCGTGCCAACGGTTTCTCTTTCCACAATGACCACGAGACGGAGCAGGACATGGACGTGGATGACGATGACCCCTTCGCTCATTTTGGGAGACAGTTCGGCTTTCCAGGGGGGATGAACAACGGCTTCCCGGCGGAGGGCCGCAGGAGGAGAGGGGTGCCGTCAGAGCGCCTGGGGACCGGGCGAAAGCACCAGGACCCTCCGGTGGTCCACGAGCTGAAGGTCTCGCTGGAGGAAATCTTCCACGGCTGCACCAAACGCATGAAGATCACCCGCCGCAGGTTGAACCCAGATGGGCGGAgcatgaggacagaggacaagaTCCTCAACATTATCATCAAGAAGGGCTGGAAGGAGGGAACCAAGATCACCTTCCCAAAGGAGGGGGACGAGACGCCTGAGAACATTCCTGCAGACATAGCCTTTGTGCTTAAAGACAAAGGACATGTCCACTTCAAGAGAGACGGTTCCAATATCATTTTCAACTGCAAGATCAGTCTAAAAGAG GCGTTGTGCGGCTGCACAGTTAGCATTCCCACGCTGGAAAACCGCATCATCTCGCTCCCCTGTCACGACATCATCAAGCCAGGGACGGTGAAGCGACTCAGAGGGGAAGGCCTGCCTTTCCCCAAGAACCCGTCACAGCGCGGTGACCTCATCGTGGAGTTTTCTGTCCGTTTTCCCGACAGGATCCCTCCTCAGTCCAGAGAGATTATCAGACAACACCTCCCCCAGTCGTAG
- the akr1a1a gene encoding aldo-keto reductase family 1 member A1-A, translated as MSTFVTLSSGQRMPVVGLGTWKSASGQVKQAVLAALDCGYRHIDCAAAYSNEQEVGEALALRVGPGKALRRDEVFVTSKLWNTKHEPEDVEDACRTSLAHLGLSYLDLYLMHWPMAFQRGKELMPRRADGSICYSDTHYRDTWTAMESLVDKGLVKAIGLSNFNARQIDDIISMARHKPVVNQVECHPYLSQADLLTHCRSVAVCVTAYSPLGSGDRPWASPDEPSLLQDPRLGAIAKRYQKTPAQVILRWHVQRGVVCIPKSVTPSRIQQNLQVFDFHLSEEDMKLIESFHRNERFIIPSVERDGKRVWRDAEHPHFPFHDPY; from the exons ATGAGCACCTTCGTGACTCTCTCATCAGGGCAGAGGATGCCGGTGGTCGGACTCGGGACGTGGAAGAGCGCTTCAGGACAG GTGAAGCAGGCGGTGCTGGCAGCTTTAGACTGTGGCTACAGACACAttgactgtgctgctgcataCAGCAACGAGCAGGAGGTGGGAGAGGCTCTGGCTCTCAGGGTCGGACCCGGGAAG GCTCTGCGTCGTGACGAGGTGTTTGTAACATCCAAACTGTGGAACACCAAACATGAGCCAGAGGATGTTGAGGATGCGTGCAGGACCAGTCTGGCCCACCTGGGTCTCTCCTATTTGGACCTGTATCTCATGCACTGGCCCATGGCGTTTCA gCGGGGGAAGGAGCTGATGCCTCGACGGGCCGATGGAAGTATTTGTTACTCTGACACACACTACAGAGACACTTGGACGGCCATGGAGAGCCTTGTGGACAAAGGTCTGGTCAAAGCTATAGGACTGTCCAACTTCAACGCCAGGCAgattgatgacatcatcagcatgGCCAGACACAAGCCCGTGGTGAACCAG GTGGAATGTCATCCTTATTTGTCCCAAGCAGATCTCCTGACTCACTGTCG GTcagtggcagtgtgtgtgacagcctACAGTCCTCTGGGCAGCGGGGACAGACCCTGGGCCTCTCCGGATGAACCAAGTCTGCTACAGGATCCTCGCCTGGGAGCCATCGCCAAGCGATACCAGAAAACACCTGCCCAGGTTATACTCAG GTGGCACGTGCAAAGGGGTGTCGTGTGCATCCCTAAAAGCGTGACGCCCTCCAGGATCCAGCAGAACTTGCAGGTGTTTGACTTTCACCTGTCAGAAGAGGACATGAAGCTGATTGAATCCTTCCACCGCAACGAGCGCTTCATCATCCCGTCGGTGGAG AGGGATGGCAAGAGAGTGTGGAGAGATGCAGAACATCCACATTTCCCCTTCCATGATCCTTATTAA
- the vcp gene encoding transitional endoplasmic reticulum ATPase: protein MASGGESKNDDLATAILKQKNRPNRLIVDESINEDNSVVSLSQTKMDELQLFRGDTVLMKGKKRRETVCIVLSDDTCSDEKVRMNRVVRNNLRVRLGDVISIQPCPDVKYGKRIHVLPIDDTVEGITGNLFEVYLKPYFLEAYRPIRKGDIFLVRGGMRAVEFKVVETDPSPYCIVAPDTVIHCEGEPIRREDEEESLNEVGYDDIGGVRKQLAQIKEMVELPLRHPALFKAIGVKPPRGILLYGPPGTGKTLIARAVANETGAFFFLINGPEIMSKLAGESESNLRKAFEEAEKNAPAIIFIDELDAIAPKREKTHGEVERRIVSQLLTLMDGLKQRAHVIVMAATNRPNSIDPALRRFGRFDREVDIGIPDATGRLEILQIHTKNMKLADDVDLEQVANETHGHVGADLAALCSEAALQAIRKKMDLIDLEDETIDAEVMNSLAVTMDDFKWALSQSNPSALRETVVEVPNITWEDIGGLDDVKRELQELVQYPVEHPDKFLKFGMTPSKGVLFYGPPGCGKTLLAKAIANECQANFISIKGPELLTMWFGESEANVREIFDKARQAAPCVLFFDELDSIAKARGGNVGDGGGAADRVINQILTEMDGMSSKKNVFIIGATNRPDIIDPAILRPGRLDQLIYIPLPDEKSRMSILKANLRKSPISKDVDLDFLAKMTNGFSGADLTEICQRACKLAIRESIENEIRRERERQTNPSAMEVEEDDPVPEIRKDHFEEAMRFARRSVSDNDIRKYEMFAQTLQQSRGFGSFRFPSSATGGSGPSHGSGGTGSGPVFNEDNDDDLYG from the exons ATGGCCTCGGGAGGGGA ATCCAAAAATGATGATCTAGCCACTGCAATTCTGAAACAGAAGAACAGACCCAACAGACTGATCGTTGATGAATCCATCAATGAGGACAACAGCgtggtgtctctctctcag accaagatggatgagctgcagctcttcCGTGGAGACACAGTGCtgatgaaaggaaagaagaggagggagactGTGTGCATCGTCCTGTCTGACGACACCTGTTCCGATGAAAAGGTTCGCATGAACAGGGTCGTCCGCAACAATTTGCGGGTCCGACTGGGTGACGTTATCAG CATTCAGCCATGTCCTGATGTGAAGTACGGAAAGAGGATCCACGTCCTCCCAATAGATGACACAGTAGAAGGAATTACTGGCAACCTGTTCGAGGTCTACCTGAAGCCATACTTTCTGGAGGCTTACAGGCCAATCCGCAAAG GTGATATTTTCTTGGTCAGAGGAGGCATGCGTGCCGTGGAGTTCAAAGTGGTTGAGACAGATCCCTCTCCCTACTGCATCGTTGCTCCTGATACAGTCATCCACTGTGAAGGAGAGCCAATCAGGAGAGAG GATGAGGAAGAGTCCCTGAATGAGGTGGGCTATGATGACATTGGAGGAGTGAGGAAGCAGTTAGCTCAGATCAAAGAGATGGTGGAGCTGCCTCTTAGACACCCTGCACTGTTCAAGGCCATAGGAGTCAAG CCCCCACGTGGAATCCTGCTGTATGGACCTCCTGGAACTGGAAAGACCTTGATTGCCAGAGCTGTAGCCAATGAAACTGGAGCTTTCTTCTTCCTGATTAATG GTCCTGAGATCATGAGTAAGCTGGCAGGAGAGAGCGAGAGTAACCTGAGAAAGGCCTTCgaggaagcagagaagaatGCTCCTGCCATCATCTTTATCGATGAGCTCGATGCAATCGCTCCtaagagagagaag actcatggagaggtggagaggcGCATCGTTTCTCAGCTGCTGACTCTTATGGACGGCCTGAAACAGAGAGCTCATGTCATCGTCATGGCTGCCACCAACAGACCCAACAGCATTGACCCAGCCCTCAGGAGATTTG gGCGTTTTGATAGGGAGGTGGACATCGGCATCCCTGATGCCACTGGCAGACTGGAGATTCTCCAGATTCACACCAAGAACATGAAACTGGCTGACGATGTTGACTTGGAACAG GTTGCCAATGAGACCCATGGACATGTGGGTGCAGATctggctgctctctgctctgaggCTGCCCTGCAGGCCATCAGGAAGAAGATGGACCTGATCGACCTTGAGGATGAGACCATTGATGCTGAAGTAATGAACTCCCTTGCTGTCACTATGGATGACTTCAAG TGGGCCCTGAGCCAGAGCAACCCATCTGCACTGAGGGAGACAGTTGTTGAGGTTCCCAACATCACCTGGGAGGACATTGGAGGTCTGGATGATGTCAAGAGGGAGCTGCAGGAGTTGGTGCAG TACCCAGTGGAGCACCCAGACAAGTTCCTCAAGTTTGGCATGACCCCATCTAAGGGTGTGCTGTTCTACGGTCCCCCTGGTTGTGGTAAGACACTGCTGGCCAAGGCTATCGCCAACGAGTGCCAGGCTAATTTCATCTCCATCAAAGGACCTGAGCTGCTCACCATGTGGTTTGGAGAATCTGAGGCCAACGTCAGAGAGATCTTTGACAAG GCTCGTCAAGCAGCCCCGTGCGTTCTCTTCTTCGATGAGCTGGACTCCATAGCCAAGGCCCGTGGCGGCAATGTGGGAGATGGCGGTGGAGCAGCCGACCGTGTCATCAACCAGATCCTGACTGAGATGGACGGAATGTCCAGCAAGAAGAACGTCTTCATCATCGGAGCCACAAACAGACCAGACATCATCGACCCCGCCATCCTGAGACCTGGCCGTCTGGATCAGCTCATCTACATCCCCCTGCCTGACGAGAAGAGCAGGATGAGCATCCTGAAAGCCAACCTCCGCAAGAGCCCCATCAGCAAG GATGTGGACTTGGACTTCCTGGCAAAGATGACCAATGGCTTCTCTGGAGCAGATCTGACAGAGATCTGCCAGCGGGCGTGTAAGCTGGCCATCAGAGAGAGCATTGAGAATGAGATccgcagagagagggagaggcagaccAACCCATCGGCTATG GAGGTGGAAGAGGATGACCCTGTGCCAGAAATCAGGAAGGACCACTTTGAAGAGGCAATGCGATTCGCTCGTCGCTCCGTCAGTGACAACGACATCCGCAAATATGAGATGTTTGCTcagacactgcagcagagcCGTGGCTTCGGCAGCTTCAG GTTTCCCTCCAGTGCTACAGGCGGCAGTGGTCCAAGCCATGGCTCAGGAGGAACTGGCAGTGGTCCAGTGTTCAATGAAGACAACGACGATGACCTTTATGGATAA
- the fancg gene encoding Fanconi anemia group G protein isoform X1 → MSNRMYQPLSLSSKWIQENNELVNKWQQHEGGGDAISRDQNQTHLRWCSSEFHKLLRKIQGVPPLADRTQLELTVVYNACLCSAAQSQLSEAEPLLIQATARVLQMTGGGPVASDSLVFWRNALKSVGNTDLNSSVQYLLCLQWAMWLATCQLKIIQEFQDELLSLFETLSAGVMDDRRSEARGKSSEIPRLVMDPRRLIELLQMCTFIAQGAERLSEGQSLEALSGLQTASSLPAPRTLVAYTHLLSGSCLGHMSRPQMALQCYKKALETDSRCVCALYQSMLVYRQLGNTQAEIQALRLLHSTLMLPSATEPVVAGTHLLSPSLLLRSQSLNSLLSVPSALSVLHSLAQKCVNHGRVSEGVEYYLDLLAALHSEDQHGMHAEVSPLPRLPELYLEAGAALLMARRPADCMALCDEVISTTLELLPEKLVVEEQEEKREAEDRVGMLLWAGAAYLLQGHSHTHLKDWKQAVTHYTRCINLLVRVHFRNRGSQPQIPSTDMVGKQGTDLCILQRLKGLSLAGRGISFSQTDQLREALRDLQLSLQAFPDCVGAGLWCGEVLWRLGRRWEAAACWEKTWSLTKQSSVESLYLQEPQSGPLLDSTELRHRIQELGPTLSA, encoded by the exons ATGTCTAACAGAATGTACCAGCCGCTTTCTTTATCATCTAAATGGATCCAGGAAAACAACGAGTTAGTAAACAAATGGCAG CAGCATGAAGGAGGAGGTGACGCCATCAGCCGAGACCAGAACCAGACCCATCTGAGATGGTGTTCTTCTGAGTTTCACAAACTTTTAAGGAAAATCCAAG GTGTCCCCCCTCTTGCAGATCGCACACAGCTGGAGCTGACAGTAGTGTACAATGCCtgtttgtgctctgctgctcagtctCAGCTCTCAGAGGCTGAGCCGCTCCTCATACAAGCCACAGCGAGAG TTCTGCAGATGACAGGAGGTGGCCCTGTTGCTTCAGATTCTCTTGTGTTTTGGAGAAACGCTCTAAAGTCAGTGGGAAACACAGATTTGAATTCCTCTGTACAGTACCTTCTTTGTCTGCAGTGGGCAATGTGGCTGGCCACCTGCCAACTGAAGATTATTCAGGAATTTCAG GATGAGCTCTTGTCTCTGTTTGAGACACTGTCTGCTGGAGTTATGGATGACAGGAGGAGCGAGGCAAGAGGAAAGTCCTCTGAGATTCCACGGCTGGTGATGGACCCAAGACGGCTTATTGAACTGTTGCAGATGTGTACTTTCATTGCCCAAG GTGCAGAAAGGTTGAGTGAGGGTCAGAGTTTAGAAGCGCTGTCTGGTCTGCAGACAGCTTCCTCCCTGCCAGCTCCCAGAACTCTAGTAGcatacacacacctcctctcagGCTCCTGCCTTGGCCATAtg AGTCGCCCTCAGATGGCATTGCAGTGTTACAAGAAGGCACTGGAGACAGACTCCCGGTGTGTATGTGCTCTGTATCAGAGCATGCTTGTCTACAGACAGCTGGGCAACACACAGGCTGAGATACAAGCTCTTCGTTTGCTGCACTCA ACTTTGATGTTGCCCTCTGCCACAGAGCCTGTTGTGGCTGGTACTCATCTCCTCTCCCCGTCCTTATTGCTCCGCAGCCAATCACTGAACAGCCTGCTCTCAGTTCCCTCTGCCCTCTCTGTCCTTCACAGTTTGGCCCAGAAGTGTGTGAACCATGGGAG GGTGTCGGAAGGTGTGGAATATTATTTGGACTTGCTGGCTGCTCTTCACTCAGAGGATCAACATGGA aTGCATGCTGAGGTCTCTCCCCTCCCCAGGTTGCCCGAGCTTTACCTGGAGGCTGGCGCTGCCTTGCTCATGGCCCGACGGCCCGCTGACTGCATGGCGCTGTGTGATGAAGTCATCAGCACGacactggagctgctgccagagaagttggtggtggaggagcaggaggagaagcgTGAGGCTGAAGATAGGGTGGGGATGCTGCTCTGGGCCGGGGCTGCCTACCTCCTCCAGGGTCACTCCCACACTCACCTTAAGGACTGGAAACAAGCTGTGACTCACTACACAAG GTGTATCAACCTGCTGGTGAGAGTACACTTCAGAAATAGAG GTTCCCAACCACAGATACCCAGTACAGACATGGTTGGCAAGCAGGGAACAGATCTGTGTATCCTCCAGAGGCTGAAGGGACTTTCACTAGCTGGTAGAGGCATCAGCTTCTCCCAGACAGACCAGCTGAGAGAGGCATTGAGAGACCTCCAGCTCAGCTTACAGGCATTCCCAG ACTGTGTGGGTGCAGGGCTGTGGTGTGGTGAAGTGTTGTGGAGGCTTGGCAGGAGATGGGAGGCAGCAGCTTGTTGGGAAAAGACCTGGAGCCTCACCAAACAATCCTCAGTAGA aagTCTTTACCTGCAGGAACCCCAGTCTGGCCCGTTGTTGGACTCCACAGAGCTGCGCCACAGAATCCAGGAACTTGGGCCTACCTTGTCAGCCTAG
- the fancg gene encoding Fanconi anemia group G protein isoform X2: protein MSNRMYQPLSLSSKWIQENNELVNKWQHEGGGDAISRDQNQTHLRWCSSEFHKLLRKIQGVPPLADRTQLELTVVYNACLCSAAQSQLSEAEPLLIQATARVLQMTGGGPVASDSLVFWRNALKSVGNTDLNSSVQYLLCLQWAMWLATCQLKIIQEFQDELLSLFETLSAGVMDDRRSEARGKSSEIPRLVMDPRRLIELLQMCTFIAQGAERLSEGQSLEALSGLQTASSLPAPRTLVAYTHLLSGSCLGHMSRPQMALQCYKKALETDSRCVCALYQSMLVYRQLGNTQAEIQALRLLHSTLMLPSATEPVVAGTHLLSPSLLLRSQSLNSLLSVPSALSVLHSLAQKCVNHGRVSEGVEYYLDLLAALHSEDQHGMHAEVSPLPRLPELYLEAGAALLMARRPADCMALCDEVISTTLELLPEKLVVEEQEEKREAEDRVGMLLWAGAAYLLQGHSHTHLKDWKQAVTHYTRCINLLVRVHFRNRGSQPQIPSTDMVGKQGTDLCILQRLKGLSLAGRGISFSQTDQLREALRDLQLSLQAFPDCVGAGLWCGEVLWRLGRRWEAAACWEKTWSLTKQSSVESLYLQEPQSGPLLDSTELRHRIQELGPTLSA, encoded by the exons ATGTCTAACAGAATGTACCAGCCGCTTTCTTTATCATCTAAATGGATCCAGGAAAACAACGAGTTAGTAAACAAATGGCAG CATGAAGGAGGAGGTGACGCCATCAGCCGAGACCAGAACCAGACCCATCTGAGATGGTGTTCTTCTGAGTTTCACAAACTTTTAAGGAAAATCCAAG GTGTCCCCCCTCTTGCAGATCGCACACAGCTGGAGCTGACAGTAGTGTACAATGCCtgtttgtgctctgctgctcagtctCAGCTCTCAGAGGCTGAGCCGCTCCTCATACAAGCCACAGCGAGAG TTCTGCAGATGACAGGAGGTGGCCCTGTTGCTTCAGATTCTCTTGTGTTTTGGAGAAACGCTCTAAAGTCAGTGGGAAACACAGATTTGAATTCCTCTGTACAGTACCTTCTTTGTCTGCAGTGGGCAATGTGGCTGGCCACCTGCCAACTGAAGATTATTCAGGAATTTCAG GATGAGCTCTTGTCTCTGTTTGAGACACTGTCTGCTGGAGTTATGGATGACAGGAGGAGCGAGGCAAGAGGAAAGTCCTCTGAGATTCCACGGCTGGTGATGGACCCAAGACGGCTTATTGAACTGTTGCAGATGTGTACTTTCATTGCCCAAG GTGCAGAAAGGTTGAGTGAGGGTCAGAGTTTAGAAGCGCTGTCTGGTCTGCAGACAGCTTCCTCCCTGCCAGCTCCCAGAACTCTAGTAGcatacacacacctcctctcagGCTCCTGCCTTGGCCATAtg AGTCGCCCTCAGATGGCATTGCAGTGTTACAAGAAGGCACTGGAGACAGACTCCCGGTGTGTATGTGCTCTGTATCAGAGCATGCTTGTCTACAGACAGCTGGGCAACACACAGGCTGAGATACAAGCTCTTCGTTTGCTGCACTCA ACTTTGATGTTGCCCTCTGCCACAGAGCCTGTTGTGGCTGGTACTCATCTCCTCTCCCCGTCCTTATTGCTCCGCAGCCAATCACTGAACAGCCTGCTCTCAGTTCCCTCTGCCCTCTCTGTCCTTCACAGTTTGGCCCAGAAGTGTGTGAACCATGGGAG GGTGTCGGAAGGTGTGGAATATTATTTGGACTTGCTGGCTGCTCTTCACTCAGAGGATCAACATGGA aTGCATGCTGAGGTCTCTCCCCTCCCCAGGTTGCCCGAGCTTTACCTGGAGGCTGGCGCTGCCTTGCTCATGGCCCGACGGCCCGCTGACTGCATGGCGCTGTGTGATGAAGTCATCAGCACGacactggagctgctgccagagaagttggtggtggaggagcaggaggagaagcgTGAGGCTGAAGATAGGGTGGGGATGCTGCTCTGGGCCGGGGCTGCCTACCTCCTCCAGGGTCACTCCCACACTCACCTTAAGGACTGGAAACAAGCTGTGACTCACTACACAAG GTGTATCAACCTGCTGGTGAGAGTACACTTCAGAAATAGAG GTTCCCAACCACAGATACCCAGTACAGACATGGTTGGCAAGCAGGGAACAGATCTGTGTATCCTCCAGAGGCTGAAGGGACTTTCACTAGCTGGTAGAGGCATCAGCTTCTCCCAGACAGACCAGCTGAGAGAGGCATTGAGAGACCTCCAGCTCAGCTTACAGGCATTCCCAG ACTGTGTGGGTGCAGGGCTGTGGTGTGGTGAAGTGTTGTGGAGGCTTGGCAGGAGATGGGAGGCAGCAGCTTGTTGGGAAAAGACCTGGAGCCTCACCAAACAATCCTCAGTAGA aagTCTTTACCTGCAGGAACCCCAGTCTGGCCCGTTGTTGGACTCCACAGAGCTGCGCCACAGAATCCAGGAACTTGGGCCTACCTTGTCAGCCTAG